Proteins from a single region of Nocardioides anomalus:
- a CDS encoding TetR/AcrR family transcriptional regulator: protein MRADAKRNYDRIVEVAREVFREQGYDASLDTVAKRAGVGPGTLYRHFPTRDALLDAIMQNWMDRVDEAADKALTHEGSPRDLLLAWFEQYVALISLHKGGPAKITSAMGDPDSPINTKCQVLASASERVVGRLREEGVLKQGVDTLQVCRLVGGVATVADQAELDQAAVRPMLEVVADGLVR, encoded by the coding sequence GTGCGCGCCGACGCCAAGCGCAACTACGACCGGATCGTCGAGGTCGCTCGCGAGGTCTTCCGCGAGCAGGGGTACGACGCCTCCCTCGACACCGTCGCCAAGCGCGCGGGCGTGGGCCCGGGCACGCTCTACCGGCACTTCCCCACCCGCGACGCCCTGCTCGACGCGATCATGCAGAACTGGATGGACCGCGTCGACGAGGCCGCGGACAAGGCGCTGACCCACGAGGGCTCGCCGCGCGACCTCCTGCTGGCGTGGTTCGAGCAGTACGTCGCGCTCATCAGCCTGCACAAGGGTGGCCCGGCCAAGATCACCTCGGCCATGGGCGACCCGGACTCGCCGATCAACACCAAGTGCCAGGTCCTCGCCTCGGCCAGCGAGCGGGTCGTCGGCCGGCTCCGCGAGGAGGGCGTGCTCAAGCAGGGCGTCGACACGCTCCAGGTCTGCCGTCTCGTCGGCGGGGTCGCGACGGTGGCCGACCAGGCCGAGCTCGACCAGGCCGCGGTGCGTCCGATGCTCGAGGTCGTGGCCGACGGACTGGTGCGATAG
- the arfB gene encoding alternative ribosome rescue aminoacyl-tRNA hydrolase ArfB translates to MPDDLVVTDGWAIPAGDLHERFSRSSGPGGQGVNTTDSRVELSYDVTRAPARVRARLLDRLAGRLVDGVLTVTASEHRAQLDNRRAARERLAEVLRRAAAPPPRKRRPTRPTRGSQERRIAEKKRRGETKRGRQGRYDA, encoded by the coding sequence GTGCCTGACGACCTCGTCGTCACCGACGGCTGGGCCATCCCGGCCGGCGACCTGCACGAGCGGTTCTCGCGCAGCTCGGGCCCGGGCGGCCAGGGCGTCAACACCACCGACTCCCGCGTCGAGCTGTCCTACGACGTCACCCGCGCCCCGGCCCGCGTCCGCGCCCGGCTGCTCGACCGGCTGGCCGGCCGCCTCGTCGACGGCGTCCTCACCGTGACCGCGAGCGAGCACCGCGCCCAGCTCGACAACCGCCGGGCGGCGCGCGAGCGGCTGGCCGAGGTGCTGCGCCGGGCCGCCGCGCCACCGCCCCGCAAGCGCCGGCCCACCCGCCCCACGCGCGGCTCCCAGGAGCGCCGGATCGCCGAGAAGAAGCGGCGCGGCGAGACCAAGCGCGGGCGTCAGGGTCGCTACGACGCTTGA
- a CDS encoding ABC transporter permease, whose product MSSVTSVAADTWNVMNRELKPVWREPASVLFAMVQPLVFLGLFAPLLPDRPGGSALQWFVPGIIAMTALMGASFTGANLTTEIMTGSHERMLVSPLSRSSLLIGRALKEVVPMLLQTALILAVVTPFSFDLHLGHVLVGVVVLAGFSVGIGSLSFALALVAKDQEWLFWTVQQTLVFPVLLLAGVLLPLDGAPGWLRTASDLNPLTYVVEAERALFAGTFPAATVAYGALASALVAAFGLWVGLKAMRSSN is encoded by the coding sequence ATGAGCAGCGTGACCTCGGTGGCCGCCGACACCTGGAACGTGATGAACCGCGAGCTCAAGCCGGTGTGGCGCGAGCCCGCGTCGGTGCTGTTCGCGATGGTGCAGCCGCTGGTCTTCCTCGGGCTGTTCGCGCCCTTGCTGCCGGACCGCCCGGGCGGCTCGGCCCTGCAGTGGTTCGTGCCCGGCATCATCGCCATGACCGCGCTCATGGGGGCGTCGTTCACCGGCGCCAACCTGACCACGGAGATCATGACCGGCTCGCACGAGCGGATGCTGGTCTCGCCGCTCTCGCGCTCCTCGCTGCTCATCGGCCGCGCGCTCAAGGAGGTGGTGCCGATGCTGCTGCAGACCGCGCTGATCCTCGCGGTCGTGACGCCGTTCAGCTTCGACCTGCACCTGGGCCACGTGCTCGTCGGCGTCGTGGTGCTGGCCGGCTTCAGCGTCGGGATCGGCTCGCTGAGCTTCGCCCTGGCCCTGGTGGCCAAGGACCAGGAGTGGCTGTTCTGGACCGTGCAGCAGACGCTGGTCTTCCCGGTCCTGCTCCTGGCCGGCGTGCTCCTCCCGCTCGACGGCGCACCCGGCTGGCTGCGCACCGCCTCCGACCTCAACCCGCTGACCTACGTGGTCGAGGCCGAGCGCGCGCTGTTCGCCGGCACCTTCCCGGCCGCCACCGTCGCGTACGGCGCGCTGGCCTCCGCGCTCGTCGCGGCGTTCGGGCTGTGGGTCGGGCTCAAGGCGATGCGCTCGTCCAACTAG
- a CDS encoding SigE family RNA polymerase sigma factor: MNRDDASYVEFVAASQDRLRRIAYAVCADDNRAEDVLQEALVKLYLAWPKVRDRGAEEAYARRVIVNADLDDRRRPWHRRRQPVDHDALLDVPAAARLPVGERLDLLDAVRRLPAMQRRTVVLRHWLGLSVEETAAELGISEGTVKSHTSRGLTRLGELLDDPQRAESKS, encoded by the coding sequence GTGAACCGTGACGACGCGTCGTACGTCGAGTTCGTCGCCGCCTCCCAGGACCGGCTGCGGCGCATCGCCTACGCGGTGTGCGCCGACGACAACCGGGCCGAGGACGTGCTCCAGGAGGCGCTGGTGAAGCTGTACCTGGCCTGGCCGAAGGTGCGCGACCGCGGAGCCGAGGAGGCCTACGCGCGCCGGGTCATCGTCAACGCCGACCTGGACGACCGGCGCCGCCCGTGGCACCGGCGCCGGCAGCCGGTGGACCACGACGCGCTGCTCGACGTGCCCGCCGCCGCGCGCCTGCCCGTCGGCGAGCGGCTCGACCTGCTCGACGCCGTGCGCCGGCTCCCGGCGATGCAGCGGCGCACCGTGGTGCTCCGGCACTGGCTCGGGCTGTCGGTCGAGGAGACGGCGGCCGAGCTCGGGATCTCCGAGGGCACGGTCAAGAGCCACACCTCGCGCGGGCTGACCCGGCTGGGGGAGCTGCTCGACGACCCTCAGCGGGCGGAGTCGAAGAGCTGA
- a CDS encoding alpha/beta hydrolase, whose amino-acid sequence MTTTSGPETIRYGDDPSQYVELTRPEGASRGTVVVIHGGFWRAAYDLDLGRPLARDLATRGWTVVNTEYRRVGNGGGVPQTLDDVRAAIAAVELGAGPVVTLGHSAGGHLATWAGSAVEAVTHVISQAGVVDLVAADAEGLGDGAVRAFLGEAPIDATVDPVQQVPLGVPVWCVHGTADEIVPISQSQSYVAAATAAGAQAELVEVAGDHFVVIDTASTAWARTVDLLEQLS is encoded by the coding sequence GTGACGACGACGAGCGGCCCCGAGACGATCCGGTACGGCGACGACCCGAGCCAGTACGTCGAGCTCACCCGGCCCGAGGGCGCCTCGCGCGGGACGGTGGTCGTCATCCACGGGGGGTTCTGGCGCGCGGCGTACGACCTGGACCTCGGCCGCCCGCTGGCCCGCGACCTGGCGACGCGCGGGTGGACGGTGGTGAACACCGAGTACCGCCGGGTCGGCAACGGTGGCGGAGTGCCGCAGACGCTCGACGACGTGCGGGCGGCGATTGCGGCGGTCGAGCTCGGGGCAGGGCCGGTGGTGACGCTCGGCCACTCCGCCGGCGGCCACCTGGCCACGTGGGCGGGCAGCGCGGTCGAGGCGGTGACGCACGTGATCAGCCAGGCGGGCGTCGTGGACCTGGTCGCGGCCGACGCGGAGGGCCTGGGCGACGGCGCGGTCCGCGCTTTCCTGGGGGAGGCGCCCATCGACGCCACGGTGGACCCGGTCCAGCAGGTGCCGCTCGGCGTACCGGTCTGGTGCGTGCACGGCACCGCCGACGAGATCGTGCCGATCAGCCAGTCGCAGTCCTACGTCGCGGCGGCCACGGCCGCGGGCGCGCAGGCCGAGCTGGTGGAGGTCGCGGGCGACCACTTCGTGGTCATCGACACGGCCTCGACGGCGTGGGCGCGGACCGTCGACCTCCTGGAGCAGCTCAGCTGA
- a CDS encoding general stress protein produces MSMGTPSAGRAAASASPLGLDFPQSLAVYDDYAAAQKTVDFLSDNKFPVEQCMIVGTDLKRIERITGRLTTGRVAIGGLVSGIWLGLFVGLVLSLFSDGSSWIATVLATMVFGAAFGVIWALVGYAATRGQRDFSSVTQVVATRYEVLVEHKSAAQARELLAQLPGALPDPFAN; encoded by the coding sequence ATGAGCATGGGCACCCCCTCCGCCGGCCGGGCCGCCGCGTCCGCCTCGCCGCTCGGCCTGGACTTCCCGCAGTCACTCGCGGTCTACGACGACTACGCGGCCGCGCAGAAGACCGTCGACTTCTTGTCCGACAACAAGTTCCCGGTCGAGCAGTGCATGATCGTCGGCACCGACCTCAAGCGCATCGAGCGGATCACCGGCCGGCTCACCACGGGCCGCGTGGCCATCGGTGGCCTGGTCTCCGGCATCTGGCTCGGCCTGTTCGTCGGGCTGGTCCTGTCGCTGTTCTCCGACGGCTCGAGCTGGATCGCCACGGTGCTGGCCACCATGGTCTTCGGCGCCGCGTTCGGCGTGATCTGGGCCCTGGTCGGGTACGCCGCCACGCGCGGCCAGCGCGACTTCTCCTCGGTGACCCAGGTGGTGGCGACCAGGTACGAGGTGCTGGTCGAGCACAAGTCGGCCGCCCAGGCCCGCGAGCTGCTGGCCCAGCTGCCGGGCGCGCTGCCCGACCCGTTCGCCAACTGA
- a CDS encoding MFS transporter, with protein sequence MTSSLTSPARTTRPVDLPDNAGRAAMGIALVLTAQLMFILDATVVNVALPKIDADLGFGPASLSWVLNGFTLAFGGLLLLGGRLGDVFGRRRMFLSGVLVFTVASLLGGLAGTPELLVGARALQGVGAAMAAPGVLALLTTSAPDEPARLRALALFGAVSSGGMSLGLLLGGFLTDIGSWRWTLFINVPIGLAILALTRRYVDETARRPGRFDVVGAISATGGAVAIVWTLINVPEHGWTSARTVLGFVLGAALLGLLAVTERRVAHPLLRPALLRSRRRLGGLAAIGLVVGGQLSMFFLAVQFIEGGLGFGPMESGLAFLPLTLGIFAMSRVTPRIMAVVGPLPMIAVGAVGLASSFAWLSTLSAGDDYLSGVFGPMLVNGLSAGLLFMPVTSIVLGGVEPEHAGAASGLLQTFQQLGGAVGLAVIVSVYAAGSVPGEFLPGARAAFLTSATMAALAGVAGVVGLYRRRTPRLEPVAEVSEEDVTPVAA encoded by the coding sequence ATGACTTCCAGCCTCACCTCTCCCGCTCGGACCACCCGTCCGGTCGACCTCCCCGACAACGCCGGGCGCGCCGCGATGGGCATCGCCCTCGTGCTGACCGCCCAGCTCATGTTCATCCTCGACGCGACGGTCGTGAACGTCGCGCTGCCCAAGATCGACGCGGACCTCGGCTTCGGCCCGGCCTCGCTGTCGTGGGTCCTCAACGGCTTCACCCTCGCCTTCGGCGGCCTGCTGCTCCTCGGCGGCCGGCTCGGTGACGTGTTCGGGCGGCGCCGGATGTTCCTCTCCGGCGTCCTCGTCTTCACCGTGGCCTCGCTGCTCGGCGGCCTGGCCGGCACGCCGGAGCTCCTGGTCGGCGCCCGCGCCCTCCAGGGCGTCGGGGCGGCGATGGCCGCCCCCGGCGTCCTGGCCCTGCTCACCACCAGCGCCCCCGACGAGCCGGCCCGGCTCCGGGCGCTCGCGCTCTTCGGCGCCGTCTCCTCCGGCGGCATGTCACTGGGGCTGCTGCTCGGCGGCTTCCTCACCGACATCGGCTCGTGGCGCTGGACGCTGTTCATCAACGTCCCGATCGGGCTGGCCATCCTGGCCCTCACGAGGCGCTACGTCGACGAGACCGCGCGCCGTCCCGGCCGCTTCGACGTGGTCGGCGCGATCAGCGCGACCGGCGGTGCGGTGGCCATCGTGTGGACGCTCATCAACGTCCCCGAGCACGGCTGGACCTCGGCCCGCACCGTCCTCGGCTTCGTCCTGGGTGCCGCGCTGCTCGGCCTGCTGGCCGTGACCGAGCGCCGGGTGGCACACCCGCTGCTGCGACCCGCCCTGCTGCGCAGCCGGCGCCGCCTCGGCGGCCTCGCGGCGATCGGCCTGGTCGTCGGCGGTCAGCTGTCGATGTTCTTCCTGGCCGTGCAGTTCATCGAGGGCGGCCTCGGCTTCGGCCCGATGGAGTCCGGGCTGGCCTTCCTCCCGCTGACCCTCGGCATCTTCGCGATGTCGCGGGTGACCCCGCGCATCATGGCCGTCGTCGGCCCGCTGCCCATGATCGCGGTCGGCGCGGTCGGACTGGCCTCGAGCTTCGCCTGGCTGAGCACGCTCAGCGCCGGTGACGACTACCTCAGCGGCGTCTTCGGCCCGATGCTCGTCAACGGCCTCTCCGCCGGGCTGCTGTTCATGCCGGTCACCTCGATCGTCCTCGGCGGTGTCGAGCCGGAGCACGCCGGCGCGGCCAGCGGTCTGCTGCAGACCTTCCAGCAGCTCGGTGGCGCGGTCGGCCTCGCGGTGATCGTCTCGGTGTACGCCGCGGGCTCGGTCCCCGGCGAGTTCCTCCCGGGTGCGCGTGCGGCGTTCCTGACCTCGGCGACCATGGCCGCCCTGGCCGGTGTCGCCGGCGTGGTCGGGCTCTACCGCCGGCGGACCCCGCGTCTCGAGCCGGTGGCCGAGGTGAGCGAGGAGGACGTCACGCCCGTCGCGGCGTAG
- the purL gene encoding phosphoribosylformylglycinamidine synthase subunit PurL encodes MPEAAPTISALDTVAVATEDPNREQPWADLGLKADEYARIREILGRRPTSSELAMYSVMWSEHCSYKSSKVHLKQFSEIPQETPAGRMLAGIGENAGVIDIGQGYAVTFKVESHNHPSYVEPYQGAATGVGGIVRDILAMGARPVAVMDPLRFGPLDADDTHRVLPGIVAGVGGYGNCLGLPNIGGEAVFDPSYLGNPLVNALCVGVLRHEDLHLAKASGEGNQVVLYGAKTGGDGIGGVSVLASETFDATGPAKRPSVQVGDPFMEKLLIECTLELFQAGIVAGIQDLGGAGLSCATSELASAGDGGMHVDLDLVPLRDSTLAPEEILMSESQERMMAVVEPGDVEQFLAICAKWEVDATVVGEVTETGRLQVDWHGERVVDVPPRSVAHDGPTYQRAFARPDAQDALQADRAEALPRPVGGEELRATLLRLAGSPNLCDKSWITDQYDRYVRGNTVLAQPSDSGMVRVDEETGLGVSVATDCNGRFAALDPYAGAQLALAEAYRNVATGGATPLAISDCLNFGSPEDPGVMWQFAEACRGLKDGCLALGVPVTGGNVSLYNQTGETAILPTPVVAVLGVIDDVERRTPTGFPAAGERVVLLGETREELSGSEWAHVVHQHLGGTPPVVSLAHEQALATVLQTAVGLVSSAHDLSEGGLAQALVESTLRHGVGVSVSLDGDPFVALFSESAGRVVVTVPEADLDRLTALAAQHGVPTTELGTTGGGALVVDGQFDVDLELLRDTWTRTLPDALGA; translated from the coding sequence GTGCCTGAGGCCGCGCCGACCATCTCCGCCCTCGACACCGTCGCCGTCGCGACCGAGGACCCGAACCGCGAGCAGCCGTGGGCCGACCTCGGGCTCAAGGCCGACGAGTACGCCCGCATCCGCGAGATCCTCGGGCGCCGGCCGACCAGCTCGGAGCTGGCCATGTACAGCGTGATGTGGTCCGAGCACTGCTCCTACAAGAGCTCGAAGGTCCACCTCAAGCAGTTCTCGGAGATCCCCCAGGAGACGCCGGCCGGGAGGATGCTGGCCGGCATCGGCGAGAACGCCGGCGTCATCGACATCGGCCAGGGCTACGCGGTCACGTTCAAGGTCGAGTCGCACAACCACCCGTCGTACGTCGAGCCCTACCAGGGCGCCGCGACCGGCGTGGGCGGCATCGTCCGCGACATCCTGGCCATGGGCGCCCGACCGGTGGCGGTCATGGACCCGCTGCGGTTCGGCCCGCTCGACGCCGACGACACCCACCGCGTGCTGCCCGGGATCGTGGCCGGCGTCGGTGGCTACGGCAACTGCCTCGGGCTGCCCAACATCGGCGGCGAGGCGGTCTTCGACCCGTCCTACCTCGGCAACCCGCTGGTCAACGCGCTCTGCGTCGGCGTGCTGCGCCACGAGGACCTGCACCTGGCCAAGGCCAGCGGCGAGGGCAACCAGGTCGTCCTGTACGGCGCCAAGACCGGCGGCGACGGCATCGGCGGCGTCTCGGTGCTCGCCTCGGAGACCTTCGACGCGACCGGTCCGGCCAAGCGGCCCAGCGTGCAGGTCGGCGACCCGTTCATGGAGAAGCTGCTCATCGAGTGCACCCTCGAGCTGTTCCAGGCCGGCATCGTCGCGGGCATCCAGGACCTCGGCGGTGCGGGCCTCTCGTGCGCCACGTCCGAGCTGGCCTCCGCCGGCGACGGCGGCATGCACGTCGACCTCGACCTGGTCCCGCTGCGCGACTCCACGCTCGCCCCCGAGGAGATCCTCATGAGCGAGTCGCAGGAGCGGATGATGGCCGTGGTCGAGCCCGGCGACGTCGAGCAGTTCCTCGCCATCTGCGCGAAGTGGGAGGTCGACGCCACCGTCGTCGGCGAGGTCACCGAGACCGGTCGGCTCCAGGTCGACTGGCACGGCGAGCGCGTGGTGGACGTCCCGCCGCGCTCGGTGGCGCACGACGGGCCGACGTACCAGCGCGCCTTCGCCCGCCCCGACGCCCAGGACGCGCTCCAGGCCGACCGCGCCGAGGCCCTGCCGCGGCCGGTGGGCGGCGAGGAGCTGCGCGCGACGCTGCTGCGGCTGGCCGGCTCGCCGAACCTGTGCGACAAGTCGTGGATCACCGACCAGTACGACCGCTACGTGCGCGGCAACACGGTGCTCGCCCAGCCGTCGGACAGCGGGATGGTCCGCGTGGACGAGGAGACGGGGCTCGGGGTCTCCGTCGCGACGGACTGCAACGGCCGCTTCGCCGCCCTCGACCCGTACGCCGGTGCGCAGCTCGCGCTGGCGGAGGCCTACCGCAACGTGGCGACCGGCGGCGCGACCCCGCTGGCCATCTCCGACTGCCTCAACTTCGGCTCGCCCGAGGACCCGGGCGTCATGTGGCAGTTCGCCGAGGCCTGCCGCGGCCTCAAGGACGGCTGCCTCGCCCTCGGCGTGCCCGTCACCGGGGGCAACGTCAGCCTCTACAACCAGACCGGCGAGACCGCGATCCTCCCCACCCCCGTCGTCGCCGTCCTCGGCGTCATCGACGACGTCGAGCGGCGCACCCCGACCGGCTTCCCGGCCGCCGGCGAGCGCGTCGTGCTCCTCGGCGAGACCCGCGAGGAGCTCTCCGGCTCGGAGTGGGCGCACGTCGTCCACCAGCACCTCGGCGGCACCCCGCCCGTCGTCTCGCTCGCCCACGAGCAGGCACTCGCGACCGTGCTGCAGACCGCGGTCGGGCTGGTCAGCTCCGCGCACGACCTCTCCGAGGGCGGGCTGGCCCAGGCGCTGGTCGAGTCCACGCTCCGCCACGGGGTCGGCGTCTCCGTCTCCCTCGACGGCGACCCCTTCGTCGCGCTGTTCTCCGAGTCCGCCGGCCGGGTCGTCGTCACCGTCCCCGAAGCCGACCTGGACCGGCTGACCGCGCTGGCCGCGCAGCACGGCGTACCGACCACCGAGCTCGGCACCACCGGCGGCGGGGCGCTCGTGGTCGACGGGCAGTTCGACGTCGACCTCGAGCTGCTGCGCGACACCTGGACCCGCACGCTGCCGGACGCGCTGGGTGCCTGA
- the purQ gene encoding phosphoribosylformylglycinamidine synthase subunit PurQ gives MRVGVVTFPGSLDDVDAQRAVRVGGNEAVALWHGDEELHGVDAVVLPGGFSYGDYLRCGAISRFSPVMSAVVDAAGRGLPVLGICNGFQILCESHLLPGALIRNDHRKFVCKDQRLRIENNRTPWTSAYAEGQEVTIVLKNGEGGFVADEQTLDRIEGEGQVVARYLDGNPNGSLRDIAGITNERGNVVGLMPHPEHAVEALTGAGTDGLGFFTSLTAQLFDSAR, from the coding sequence GTGAGGGTCGGCGTCGTCACCTTCCCCGGCTCGCTCGACGACGTCGACGCGCAGCGCGCCGTCCGGGTCGGCGGGAACGAGGCCGTCGCGCTGTGGCACGGCGACGAGGAGCTGCACGGCGTCGACGCCGTGGTGCTGCCCGGCGGGTTCTCCTACGGCGACTACCTGCGCTGCGGCGCCATCTCGCGCTTCTCGCCGGTGATGAGCGCGGTGGTCGACGCCGCCGGGCGCGGCCTGCCCGTGCTGGGCATCTGCAACGGCTTCCAGATCCTCTGCGAGTCGCACCTGCTGCCCGGCGCGCTGATCCGCAACGACCACCGCAAGTTCGTCTGCAAGGACCAGCGGCTGCGCATCGAGAACAACCGCACCCCCTGGACGTCGGCGTACGCCGAGGGCCAGGAGGTCACCATCGTGCTCAAGAACGGCGAGGGCGGCTTCGTCGCCGACGAGCAGACGCTGGACCGCATCGAGGGCGAGGGCCAGGTCGTGGCCCGCTACCTCGACGGCAACCCCAACGGCTCGCTGCGCGACATCGCCGGCATCACCAACGAGCGCGGCAACGTCGTCGGCCTCATGCCGCACCCCGAGCACGCGGTCGAGGCGCTCACCGGCGCCGGCACCGACGGGCTCGGCTTCTTCACCTCGCTGACCGCTCAGCTCTTCGACTCCGCCCGCTGA
- the purS gene encoding phosphoribosylformylglycinamidine synthase subunit PurS, producing MPKVVVDVMPKPEILDPQGKAVLGALPRLGFSGVTDVRQGKRFELELDTVDDAVLGEVEKMAETLLSNPVIENYTVRVEA from the coding sequence GTGCCGAAGGTCGTCGTCGACGTCATGCCCAAGCCGGAGATCCTCGACCCCCAGGGCAAGGCGGTGCTCGGCGCCCTGCCCCGGCTCGGCTTCTCCGGCGTCACCGACGTCCGCCAGGGCAAGCGGTTCGAGCTCGAGCTGGACACCGTCGACGACGCCGTGCTCGGCGAGGTCGAGAAGATGGCCGAGACGCTGCTGTCCAACCCCGTGATCGAGAACTACACCGTACGGGTGGAGGCGTGA
- a CDS encoding glycoside hydrolase domain-containing protein, producing MPRPRALLRAAVLALVASVVVASPTPAGADPTTAPAPGAMPAQAAQQLATNPVTPGDYTGLGFDQCLAPEQSKMDAWLASSPFRAVGIYISGLSRGCRSQPNLTPTWVATQLANGWRLLPITLGPQANCSPHFPRYGNDPVISGKLNAQGQYAQAARQGADEASTAVAAAQALGIVPGSTLWYDLEGYDATNTACRESSLWFLSAWTQQLHALGYVSGVYSSAGSGIKALDDARVGRPGTFTMPDQIWIARWDNQANTETSYVRSDGWVPGRRVKQFQGGHDETWGGVKINIDRNYLDLHSGTAPPPPATPVSHCGGKPVDLPNYPRLKAPTRGKKPNAAQVSVLKCFLKESGTFKGKVRGAWSPRLTKAVFTWQQRVGLKRTAMFSRTAWMTLLAAGPTPVLNLGSSGEDVRRVQRALNAASPKTGLTVSGSYDAATQAAVAAYQAKNGIGEAGVVGAGTWAALQSGNR from the coding sequence ATGCCTCGTCCGCGCGCCCTGCTCCGGGCCGCCGTCCTCGCCCTCGTCGCGTCGGTGGTGGTCGCCTCGCCGACCCCCGCGGGCGCCGACCCGACCACCGCTCCGGCCCCCGGCGCGATGCCGGCCCAGGCCGCGCAGCAGCTGGCCACCAACCCCGTGACGCCCGGTGACTACACCGGCCTCGGCTTCGACCAGTGCCTCGCGCCCGAGCAGTCCAAGATGGACGCCTGGCTGGCCTCCTCGCCGTTCCGCGCGGTCGGCATCTACATCTCCGGTCTCTCCCGCGGCTGCCGCAGCCAGCCGAACCTCACGCCCACCTGGGTCGCCACCCAGCTGGCCAACGGCTGGCGGCTGCTGCCGATCACGCTCGGCCCGCAGGCCAACTGCAGCCCGCACTTCCCGCGCTACGGCAACGACCCCGTGATCAGCGGCAAGCTGAACGCGCAGGGTCAGTACGCCCAGGCCGCCCGTCAGGGCGCCGACGAGGCCAGCACGGCCGTGGCCGCGGCCCAGGCGCTCGGCATCGTCCCGGGCAGCACGCTGTGGTACGACCTCGAGGGCTACGACGCCACCAACACCGCGTGCCGCGAGTCCTCGCTGTGGTTCCTCAGCGCGTGGACCCAGCAGCTGCACGCGCTCGGCTACGTCTCCGGCGTCTACTCCAGCGCGGGTTCCGGCATCAAGGCGCTCGACGACGCGCGGGTCGGCCGCCCCGGCACCTTCACCATGCCCGACCAGATCTGGATCGCGCGCTGGGACAACCAGGCCAACACCGAGACGTCGTACGTGCGCTCCGACGGCTGGGTGCCCGGCCGGCGGGTCAAGCAGTTCCAGGGCGGCCACGACGAGACGTGGGGCGGGGTGAAGATCAACATCGACCGCAACTACCTCGACCTGCACTCCGGCACCGCTCCGCCGCCGCCGGCCACGCCGGTCTCGCACTGCGGAGGCAAGCCCGTCGACCTCCCGAACTACCCGCGTCTCAAGGCCCCCACCCGGGGCAAGAAGCCGAACGCCGCCCAGGTGAGCGTGCTCAAGTGCTTCCTCAAGGAGTCCGGCACGTTCAAGGGCAAGGTCAGGGGCGCGTGGAGCCCGCGGCTGACCAAGGCCGTCTTCACCTGGCAGCAGCGGGTCGGGCTCAAGCGGACCGCGATGTTCTCGCGCACCGCGTGGATGACGCTGCTCGCCGCCGGCCCCACCCCGGTGCTCAACCTCGGCTCGTCCGGTGAGGACGTGCGCCGCGTGCAGCGCGCGCTCAACGCCGCCTCGCCGAAGACCGGACTCACGGTCAGCGGCAGCTACGACGCCGCCACCCAGGCCGCCGTCGCGGCGTACCAGGCCAAGAACGGCATCGGCGAGGCCGGCGTCGTGGGCGCCGGCACCTGGGCCGCCCTGCAGAGCGGCAACCGGTAG
- a CDS encoding ATP-binding cassette domain-containing protein has product MTTQQLSGPVIRTQGLTRHFTRHKKTVEAVRGLDLEVGHGELVAFLGPNGAGKSTTLRMLTTLIEPTAGTAEVAGYDVVRQRGQVRRSIGYVGQGNAAGHAQRGRDELVSQARAFQMTRRQAHARADELLDAFDLTEHADRPVSTLSGGQRRRLDVAIGLVHTPTLLFLDEPSTGLDPQNRVNLQEQVRRLNDEQGTTIVLTTHYLEEADAIADRVVVIDHGRVIADDSAARLKSGLGDLVVLGFESEPAAASAARRVGLLAGAAVTVADAEVRLRVAHGRDLAPGIVVDLARAGLDVRRIEVVGPTLDDVFLDLTGRSLRETATDSAEPTLEEVAA; this is encoded by the coding sequence ATGACCACACAGCAGCTGTCCGGGCCGGTGATCCGCACGCAGGGGCTCACCCGCCACTTCACGCGACACAAGAAGACCGTCGAGGCGGTCCGTGGACTCGACCTCGAGGTAGGCCACGGGGAGCTCGTCGCCTTCCTCGGTCCCAACGGCGCCGGCAAGTCCACGACGCTGCGGATGCTCACCACGCTCATCGAGCCGACCGCGGGCACCGCCGAGGTGGCCGGGTACGACGTGGTGCGCCAGCGCGGCCAGGTCCGGCGCAGCATCGGGTACGTCGGGCAGGGCAACGCCGCCGGCCACGCCCAGCGCGGCCGTGACGAGCTGGTCAGCCAGGCGCGGGCCTTCCAGATGACGCGCCGGCAGGCGCACGCCCGCGCCGACGAGCTGCTCGACGCCTTCGACCTCACCGAGCACGCCGACCGGCCGGTCTCGACCCTGTCGGGGGGCCAGCGGCGCCGCCTCGACGTGGCCATCGGGCTGGTGCACACGCCGACGCTGCTCTTCCTGGACGAGCCCTCCACCGGGCTGGACCCGCAGAACCGGGTCAACCTCCAGGAGCAGGTCCGCCGGCTGAACGACGAGCAGGGCACGACGATCGTGCTGACCACGCACTACCTCGAGGAGGCCGACGCGATCGCCGACCGCGTCGTGGTCATCGACCACGGCCGGGTGATCGCCGACGACAGCGCGGCCCGGCTGAAGTCCGGGCTCGGCGACCTGGTCGTCCTCGGCTTCGAGTCCGAGCCCGCCGCGGCCTCGGCCGCGCGCCGGGTCGGGCTGCTGGCCGGCGCGGCCGTGACCGTGGCGGACGCCGAGGTGCGGCTCCGGGTCGCCCACGGACGGGACCTGGCGCCCGGGATCGTCGTCGACCTCGCGCGGGCCGGTCTCGACGTGCGCCGCATCGAGGTGGTCGGGCCGACGCTCGACGACGTGTTCCTCGACCTCACCGGCCGGTCCCTGCGCGAGACCGCCACGGACTCGGCCGAGCCGACCCTCGAGGAGGTGGCGGCATGA